tggcgaaaatttcatagttcagacttttggctatAGATGTTCcagatcccgtgaaaatggaaattaaaatagcctatcctgagcgtgatataatggagtgcaCATTGGTTGTCATAGTTTTcagggaaggtaattaacactcgacgtgaagtggtggaagcggtatcattaattaatgctgttcaagtccctgatcttgtgtgttcaccttgaggcctcgtggaattaaggcacgtttccaacgcttttttactttcttttgtggagtttattttctactgactggaaataaaagggcatctgatctttaaggggatcagtcatttttgagctttgtaaatgtatcttgtaagtcatattttcactgctgtaatgttttcgagatcgaagatggaaaaagcccttctagaacaataaaatcttgaccttttcaaggtttgtagatatcacctcagcacattcattactcaatgaaatcttctaaTATCTTTTACATGGTCAATTTTGCAGGCCATACTCTACTGTAGGGCCCactaaattagaaagttcccTTTCCTGTGCTCCTGATTAACTTCATAGATATTATAGTAAAATTATCTTTCTaacattgttttcttggtctgtactgtaagttatggatCCTCGTTgttttcccattgatttatggcccatgcacttcatgcttgggccataagtgagCAAGAAAAATCTTGGTCCGTAGCTTACAGTATggaccttgaacttgattattaaaggtattaagaaagctctgcaTCATTATGcactgtataaaattaaatgaattaaatttgcaTCATTAATAATGTTGTCTTATAACTTTGATACCtaaagaccagtttttccttatgctaAAAACACAGCGGCAAGATAAGAAACGTAGCTAACATGAATGAAGACATcattttgcttccaacttgctgtGCTGACTTGGTCTGTGCTCCTGGAACTTTGCAGGCGGACAAGTTTGTAggacaggaagaggttgagttgagtaacaatattccataagattttacatgagaacatgcaattattatgatgagatcctgttgattcttcatttaagcattcctatattggtgatgattgtgtcatACATCATgataactgttacagtgctactgatatgttaacaacattCAGGGTAGGGAGAGATGTTGATAACTCTTGCTTTTTCCgtaaaagtaaaataattcacagccacgaacaatattgtttatacactgtaaatgtACAGGTGTACCAGTACCGAAGGATAGTTACGCATAGAAAAAATACTGATTGTTGACTGTTATtctcaaattattattcaccattcaccaccaaaatataaggctggagacagatgttgtttgttagtcatttccttgtgaactagttggtgaacttattcttgtttaccatagcaacagtagcagtgtagcatatgaagagaggtttgttgttatccatgttccaagtcttacatcaacaatagTGGTAATGTAGGCTTGATTTCCGCCGCTCTCTCGTGTCTGGTCTGGTCCCTCCCCGAGAAGCGGCCATGACTTCGGCGAGAAGGGCGGGCTCCTCTCCCGAACAGCGGCTTGTAATCGAGCCTAgtggtaatgttgctggttaatagtaacagtgaggttagaaattcttttaggattgtattcattttttccctAAAACAGTCAGTAGATATTGTGATAGCCATGAatgcttccatgttaactgaaccaATGCAAGATTTGGAAACATGTTGGTTGTCATCTTTGTTGATTAGGAAAAGATCAAAGTGCTTACTGATGGTTTCCAAGAAATTGTCGCTGATCAAAAATATGTTATGTGCAACACATGTACTCAACTGTTGTAGAGCATTTTGTTATCCAACTGTGATTCAAGCATTATGTAacatatcactttgtgagttgtatgCAAACCTGTAGAATGAGAtcttgggaaaaactgtacattGTAAATCTGAGATATTTTAAGTCCgtttttcttgatatcagtggttcacagatgaaagtatacatgtatctgagttacaGGTAGCTACAGCAGCACAGTCGTATAATCTTCCTCCCTTGCATGAATTCACCCTGGTATGATGGATCtttaatgttgtagtttgtgttctctttaaaaGCCCAGCCCATGGCTTCATATGTACACCATGTACACCTCATtccaggaactcactgcttcgtaaggtaataaggtgtattgcaattttttatgtgaatcagttaatcaagcacccactttctattaaatatcaaaaagttgcttgCTCCTTAcaataaattatctgtagtgtatgttaattattgatcaaatattgaaacaagctaagcaaatgcaataaaggggattagtttttaaagaaactgtggtgctgcgtcagtgagGGAGTgatacacaaaaatttggtttattaacagagttgataatgtaaattgaccaccgtacagagattgaaaggctgacgtttggagcgttagcctttcgtcagagcgattaGATGAATTATTgttagtgtaaggtttatatacagaacaaggagctatgctattggtggaaactaggttacgcgaaagacaggaataaattaattgaatgaaaagcgttcgttgatgccgtgggaattaagggtgccgatttgaaaaggccgcaaatagacatgtgttctttgaaatgattagggagatGAAAATGCCgtgcgactggtttcgatgcgtctttgtcattcttctcaacgtcacctagtcgtcttcctgtttcgccaatgtatagctttttacataatgtgcaggttatgcaatagataacatttgccgaggtacacgtgaaacgatcactgatcttaacagatcgcctatggcccgatattttgtcagtgttttggacgaaaggacaagttttgcatcgcgagcacgcgcatttgaaagtaccaggcgtctcaattgttttgaatgtgcttttgacgagaaagttgcctacgtttttgtcgcgtttgaatgaaatcagcggtggttgcgaaaaaattgcaccagtttcaggatcattttgcagtacattaaagttgttgaggatgatggcttttactgggttattgtgggggtgaaatgtgagggtgaatcgaattctgtcttttttttctttttgtgatgtttgtagtgctgactgtcgatcagtttgttgagcgcggtgatgggccgtttgaattacaaaagcaggatagccacggttttcgaaaaactggcacatttcttgagatttgttagaaaaatcagagtcatcactgcacagacgtcggagtcaaagaaattgagaatagggaatggaattttttacatgggatgggtgggatgatgaatgcaacaaaaaactgtgagaatctgtgtGTTTGCAGTGCACActagtacgtaaaccgttgcaattgatagagactttgatatctagaaaagccagcaaagtttctgaaattttcctCGTTAGTCAGCACAATCGGTTAAGTGTCTTAGGAGTTTCCTTATTATCCTCCCTAGGGGGTAATTAGTACGAATATATAAGGATCGCGAAATTTTGTAAAACTGTTTCTTCGTGTCTCGTTCCCCTTCTTTTGGTAAGTCCTTTATTcgtcaaatattgttttttggatTAAGTTTTAGGAAGTTTAACTTCTAACTTGTATTCccgtatttcttttctttttccggTAGCGAACCTCGCATAGCTCTCCGGTTTCTTTGTGAGCAGAGGCGTGTGTTTGGAATAAAGCaatcatttgtatttttttatgtatCTTCTCGTCAAGTACATGTAGTCCCTGACATCGTTCGCGCAAATTACACGTTGAGTGGAAGCGCGTATGGCTTCGAAGTTTAGTAAGGATTTCGTCGTCAGTGGCTTATATAAGCTTGGTCATGAAGGCGTTTCTAGACAAGATCTTTCCCACATGAAGAATTCTCGAAGTGGTTATCTGTCGTGGTTAACGAGATTGTATAATGAAGTTGAAAGATCGATGGGCGATTCAAGTCGAGTTGAGGAGgttttgtctaaaaaggacttaaTTAACACCACGTTTTCACGCTTCGAGGAGATTCATTTCTCTATGTTGGCACTTCTTCTAGACCACGAAGAAAGAAAATCCTTTGAGGATTCCTTTGCGGTTCAGGTTGAGAGGAGACGGAACTTTATGTCAAGAATAGAACTTTGGATTGATCGTGAAGCATTTCGTTCTACACCCCCAGTAGAACCCGAGGATTCTATTAGTCAGGCGGCGTCATCGACTGCAACAAAGCGTCGTTTGAATTCCAAGTTGTCAAAATCGTCGAAGAGTCCTGCGAGTATTGATAGTCAAGCGTCGAGTGCATCGAGTGCGCGACTTTCAGAGGCTAAGGAACGCCGTCAGTTAGCTCACCTCAAGTTGCAGCAACTGAAACTAATACAAGAACTTGATCAAAGGCGAGCTCAGTTGGAAAATGAGACACAGAGACTTAAGTTGTTCATGAGTTCGAATTGGCATCCGCGAGCGAGAAGGTATGGTCGGCCCCAATCTTTGATTCTGTCGTACTTGATGCCCCTCCAGGGGGTCTGGAAACCGCTCGCCACGGGACCGGGGGCGTAGAAGGGTTTCCTAGGCTTGACCCCATTACAACGCCAAGCGCTATGAGCGAGCCAGTAAGGCACGCTATTTCTCCGTCGATTGAACCGGAAGTCATGAAGAATCAGAGATAGAACCCTACGGAGCCCTGCAAGGGTCATCCTGAGTTCTTGAGTTCTTGAGTTCCTGAGCTCCTGATTTCCTGAGTTCTTCAGTCCCTGAGTTGTTCAGTTCCTGCGTTCTTCGGTTCTTCAGTTCCTGAGTTCTTCAGTTCCTGAGTTCTTGAGTTCCTGAGTTCCTGAGTTCCTTCAATTCCTGAATTCCTGAATTCCTGAATTCCTGAGTTCCTGAGTTCTGGAGTTCCTGAGTTCCTGAGTTCCTGAGTTTCTGAATTCTGCAGTTCCTGAGTTCCTGAATTCCTGAGTTCCTGAATTCCTGAGTTGCTGAGTTCTGAAGTTCCTGAGTTCTGAAGTTCCTAAGTTCCTGAGTTCTTGAGTTCCTGAGTTCTTGAGTTCCTGAGTTCCTGAGTTCTGGAGTTCCTCAGTTCTTGAGTTCCTAAGTTCCTGAGTTCCTGAAATGCTAAGTTTTCCCCTTTTCCAGAGTGCACTTCCCAGTTCCTTAGCGTTCATGCATCGAAGGTTATCATGGCGACCGGTACCGATCCAAATGGCAATGAATTGGAGGTATTGAAATGatctttgcttgttttgttaCTTGTTTGAATTACAACACATAGTTTAACTGTTCGTAAGGGGTATTTCTGTCATAACTGCAGAATTTAAAGGCATAATATTTGATGATTTTGAACAAGGCTTATGAAGTTGTAGCGCTAAGgtgtaataattgttgttgaATAAGCTTATAAGGCCTGTTATTCTTATTTTGTATGCTCTCTGGAGTGAATTGAAGACATTGGGTCCATCTTTGGAAAATGTCGAGAATACTCTGAAACATTTGGTGGTTGTTGAGatgtaatgttattgttttaTCAAGGTTATGCATGGCGATAGGCGCGCATGGTTTAAGTGGTTGCCAATTCCGTCGATCGCCCTGTTTACAATAGCGATGTTTAAACTAGAACCAAATTCGCTGTTGAAACATATCTCGAGTCGTTGTTTTCAAGATTATAATTTAAATCCCTGGGTAAGGGGCTTTGTGTACGTTTTTGCTATACtgtatctttttttccttgcaattaatttttaaacagTCAAACATTTAAAGGGGATAATATTAATTTGTTCTCTAAAattatgcaataaaaaatatGGACCCTGTTAGTCCTGGAGCGCATTTACGAGTAAAACATCATTGTACCTGTCTATCTCGATTATCGTAgatcaaaacatcaaaattcGCCATGTTCTTGGAACGCACACGCTTATTAGCAAAGAGTTATGGGTCATCATCATTCACAACTTCTCTCACATGTTTTGAGAACTGTTTCAGCGGATCTGATTGACATACGCCATATTCACAATGTTGCAAATTTGACCAACTTACAAATATTGGCACACCATATACACAATGCAGAATGCTCAGTGCAacactgaggaatcaccttaagtaATTATGCTTCTTTATTccatttataaaaaaaaacacttttttgaAAGTATTTCTTCAGAGAGCGGCAGTGCTCATTGATAATAATAgcactgtaataataataataataataataataataataatagaagtACTGTCATATAACTCCTCTTCTGTGAAATCTCTATTAGTTCCATTGGCTGCCAGTTAAGCAATGCATTGTTTTTAAGCTGCTGCTGTTTGGCTACAACATACTGCATGGAAACGCGCAACTCTACAGCTGTACTTAATGTCGACCTCAATCTCTCCCAATCCACATGTACAGCAAAATGTTATAAATGTACACGTAGATGTAGATCTCATTACGATGCTACTATCTAACCTTTATAACCAATATAAGGAATAATGGTATCCCCTAACTCTTAGTGACTGGGCAATTTTgcagggggggaggggggttccAAAGCTGTGGAATGAACTGCCTCTCAAGCTGTGATCCTCTGTTTCGgttgacatttttttaaaatccaaACTGAAAACAGTTTAATGTAAAGCACaattaaatattttcatggAAAATACACTAtataagttattattattattattattattagtattattattattattattattattattattattattattattattattattgtagtcAGAAGTGATGGGGTGTCCTGCAGTTGCTCTGAAAGTAAGACTTTTAATGACTGATCACTGGATATTGACCAAGTTCTTTTTCATCCAAGGCCATACAAATGCAAGAAGGAGGAATGAGGTCAATGCCCAGCCATCTTGAGTGGCCAATCTCTTTCAATTCCTCATTGACTCACTGAGCCATCcataattacaataaaatagaTTATTGTTACCTCTCCTAAATTACTTTCCTGTTTTGTAGGAAGTCTCCACGTTCCTTAGAGGTAGGGGTCTCCATGAAAGTGCAGTTAGATGTTTCAAAGAACAGAAGGTTTGTTGTATAAGAATACGAAGGGTAAACATAGAAAATTAAACATTCTTTCCTGCAGAAACAAACAAGGTGTTTCATCAAGCTCTAATCTTTGTTGAGGCAACAAAATCTCAAAGACCAATTTCTAATAATATAAGAAAATGGTAAAATGTGATTGGCCAGCTTTTTATGATTACTTTGGGTACTTTCCTTTACCAGATGAATTTCAAAGCAATTGCAATGTCTTCATACAGTGATCTCCAAGAACTTGCTGGTTGTGTGAGGGGTGATGCAATTCATATCAAACACTTTGCAGAGAAAAAACgtgaagaaaaacagaaagcagAGTCTTACCAGCAAAAGGTTCAACTGCTAGAAGAGACACTGCAATTTGGAAGTAAAAACCGCTCAAAAGCACAAAACAAGCAGTCTGTAGAAAAGGGCAAACCTATCAGAAAGGCTACACGCAAGGTCACCATTGGATGGCTTCACTTCAATGATTCATCAAGAAGTTATGTTCAGGTGAGAGAACCCAGGGGTGGAGGTGTATGTTCAGTTGAATTGGCCTTGCATTCAACAAGAGAAGAAATATTGAAAGCTGGAAGAAATCTCTTCTTTAAAAATGGGACCAGTTCTTTTGGTTGTGATGAAGACATGGATATTACTTTGTACAATTTCTTTCGTAAAGAGATACaagacgagggcaatttcactCTAGAGAAGTACATTGATGAATATAAGAGAAAGGAAGTCAAATTTTTCATTGCAAGCAGGAAGAAGAGTTTCCAGTCCTGTGGCCTTGCAATACACTCTCATTCAgaggatgatgatgaggatgatTTAATGAAGTCTGCTTATCTTGATGACCTTTGCAATGACCAACTTGGCTGGAATTTCATGGTGGATGGAATTGGAATTGTTGCCCCACAAaacagtgataatgatgacaaatgCAATAAGCctacaaaacaaaatgtggTTGAGGAGCGAAGGAGTCTCATAGCTCAGCAAGACAAAGAATACATCACTTCACTAGAGGCTGATAAAAAGAAACGTCAACAGCTCATGGAGGAAGAGGAGAAAGTGAAAAGACAGGTTGCACTTATGGAGGCAAGAAGAGCCAGAGTTCCAAAGGAGCCTTGTGAAGGAGAAGAGAAGGTAGTCATACGAGTGCGCCACATTACTCAAGGGATTGTTGAGCGTGCCTTTTCACCTAATGCGTTCATGAACTCAGTCTATGACTGGGTTGGCTCTTTGAACCTTGTCCCTGAGGAGTTTGTGCTCTCAGATTTCAAATATGATCTCCTGCCATCAGAAAGTGTAAAATCATGCAGTTTTTCTGTTCTAAACATGACAACATGTTCAGAGATGCCAACTTTGGATGATGAGGTCAATTTTAAAGGATTTGGAGGTTATGAACTTGAAGAGACTGCCTCCAACAACAACCTGAATGAAGATTCTCCTGTCACCAGCTTGCGTAGTTTAGCATCCAAAGCACCAACTGTTTACACTCAGCTTATGGAGGATGATTCAAGGTGAATGTAATTTATTGTGCATTGCCAAATTTTTATGACTATATGAAgtaactttttttgttttggtcaccAAGGGCaagaattttgcttttttcataGGTGATGGGCAAGAAAAAAACCTTGATAGGAATTGCCACATTTGGAtgtgtttgaaatgaaaatcCTTCCATCTTCagtacaatatttttttattgtattaaaaAACTGCTAGTGGGTGTGATACTGTACACAGTGTAAATGCAGGATGAATACAGTATAACTACTGAAATaataaatgcaaagtaaaacGAAAGGAACGTTTAGATTTTGAGGCAGTCAGAGTGACTAGAAAATTTTTTCATACAACTTACTTATTAAAAGCATTACATGACGAggaaacaaaatagaaaatctAAGGGATAATTTTCCCTTGATTGAAAAACAATCTTCAGGACTTGACAATTTTCTGAACTTTTGAATTTTTGTATTGCATGAGTACCATTGAGTTTATTATTCAGAAGTGTTATTTTTATTCCATGCATGAGTGTTTTACAGTTAAAAAGTGCTGTTCTCTTAAATAAATTTGTTTAATCTCAGCAGCACTGATGAAGAGAAACTTCAGTCTTCAGAATGCAGTAGTAATGACAAATGTGGGTCACAGGTTGGTGGAGTCTCTTTTTATTGTGAATACTGTATTATGTTGGAATATACACATATTCGTTTCATTGTCAAGGCCTGACACACTTACAGTATTactgttatttttttaataggAAGAAAGCCCTGGGAGGCGTTTTCGGATGTCGTTGCCCTCGTACACTAGTGATCAGTTAGGTATGAAACGTTAAACTTTAGAAATTAATGGATAGTATGATGACTTATTCTTACTCTGATGAAACAGCTCAAAACACACAGGCATACAAGAGTCATGTATTTGTGCCCATAGTATCATCCTCATTGTCATCTTCCCACTACCCTTACATCAAAATTagagagtgaaaaaaaagtgGGAAGTGGTGCAGTTATTTCTTGTTGAACAACAAATGCCAAATTTGGATTTCTGcatttgtttgaaatgaaattgcTGATGGAATCCACTgagaactcggaaaaatccgagccccagatgggatttgaacccacgaccctccgtgatctatTCGGAGCATGCGTGGTCCGTGATCTATTCGGAGCATCCGAATACAcgggagggtcgtgggttcagatcccatctggggctccgATTTTTCCGAGTTCTCAGTGGGTGCCATCagcaatttcatttcatataaTTATATCATTCTCACATTTGCATTTGTTTGGCCTGACAATACGTGTACCTAGTACAGTTTGCAGAATTATTACAAGTTTTGGAGGAAGAATCTGTTGTTACTTTCAAAGGGGTACATTacaacttttgttttttttccctatttCATCAGATTTACCTGAGGAAACTCTCCCTCATTGCCGTAGAATACAAGTAGCCCGCTCCAATGTTATTTCCGACATGATGCAGCTCTATGAGGACAATACCATCCCGCAATGCAAATTGAATGTCCAGTTTAAGGGAGAGGTGGGGCTGGACTTTGGAGGACCCACAAGGGATTTGTTTGCAGCTCTTTGGAATGCTGCTTATGAGGAGTACTTTGAAGGGGACACCGTGAAGGTTCCTTTTTGCCCACCTCATCATCAAAAACAAATGAGAGCAGTATTTCAGAAGTTTGGGAGAATCCTTTACCATGGATGGCTACTCACCAAGGAAATCCCAGTTCGTTTCTGTGAGGCatcgtttgtttgtttacttcatggAGAAGAGTCTGTTGATGAAAGCATGCTAGAGAGGTGTTTTCTACTGTATTTGAGCCAGTATGAAAGAGATATGCTGACAAAAGCACTTTCAACAGAGCTGCTAGCTACTTACCAACAGGACCCTATACTTGGGTTGTATGAACAGTACAACATTACCTGTGCTGTGGCAAAGACACAAGAGCAGCTCCGAAATCATGTTATCATGATGGCAAGATCTCATTTTCTGTACAAACCTATGTCTACATTAATGTGGATGGCTAGTGGTATCTCGGGAAATGAGTTGGAAGCCTGGCG
This genomic window from Acropora muricata isolate sample 2 chromosome 2, ASM3666990v1, whole genome shotgun sequence contains:
- the LOC136908967 gene encoding uncharacterized protein, which codes for MSLPSYTSDQLDLPEETLPHCRRIQVARSNVISDMMQLYEDNTIPQCKLNVQFKGEVGLDFGGPTRDLFAALWNAAYEEYFEGDTVKVPFCPPHHQKQMRAVFQKFGRILYHGWLLTKEIPVRFCEASFVCLLHGEESVDESMLERCFLLYLSQYERDMLTKALSTELLATYQQDPILGLYEQYNITCAVAKTQEQLRNHVIMMARSHFLYKPMSTLMWMASGISGNELEAWRRSLQLDKIKKLYEALLPSVGTTSLP